In a single window of the Pseudomonas oryzihabitans genome:
- a CDS encoding amino acid ABC transporter permease: MNYTLNFAPVWQNLDHLLAGLALGLQLALVGIAIGCLIGLATAFALLSRMRALRWLAAGYVTLVRNTPILVLILLLYFALPSVGIRLDKLSSFLITLALYAGAYLAEVFRGGLMAIPKGQREAGLAIGLREWQIKAYVIIPVMLRNVLPSLSNSFISLFKDTSLAAAIAVPELTYQARKINLESYRVIETWLVTSVLYILTCYVIALLLRQLERRLSLTR; the protein is encoded by the coding sequence ATGAACTACACCCTGAACTTCGCCCCCGTGTGGCAGAACCTGGATCACCTGCTGGCCGGGCTCGCCCTGGGTCTGCAGCTGGCCCTGGTGGGCATCGCCATCGGCTGCCTGATCGGCCTGGCCACCGCCTTCGCCCTGCTCTCGCGGATGCGGGCGCTGCGCTGGCTCGCGGCGGGCTACGTCACCCTGGTGCGCAACACCCCGATCCTGGTGCTGATCCTGCTGCTGTACTTCGCCCTGCCCAGCGTCGGCATCCGCCTGGACAAGCTCAGCTCCTTTCTCATCACCCTGGCGCTCTATGCCGGGGCCTACCTGGCCGAGGTGTTTCGCGGCGGCCTCATGGCCATTCCCAAGGGCCAGCGCGAGGCGGGCCTGGCCATCGGCCTGCGCGAATGGCAGATCAAGGCCTACGTCATCATTCCGGTGATGCTGCGCAACGTCCTGCCGTCCCTCTCCAACAGCTTCATCTCCTTGTTCAAGGACACCTCCCTGGCAGCGGCCATCGCCGTGCCGGAGCTGACCTACCAGGCACGCAAGATCAACCTGGAAAGCTACCGGGTCATCGAGACCTGGCTGGTGACCAGCGTCCTCTACATCCTCACCTGCTACGTCATCGCCCTGCTGCTGCGCCAGCTGGAGCGGCGACTGAGCCTGACCCGCTAG
- a CDS encoding pyridoxamine 5'-phosphate oxidase family protein, with product MADKTLHDLSKAMSNLDFCMLTTGTGRLTSRPMSNNGDVEYDGDSWFYAYDDSAKIRDIEQDPAVGLSFSEGKSLLGKPGIFIGIEGRAELIRDKAQFEAHWTKNLNRWFPQGTDTPGMILIKVHAERIRYWDGEEEGELRP from the coding sequence ATGGCCGACAAGACCCTGCACGACCTGTCCAAAGCGATGAGCAATCTGGATTTCTGCATGCTGACCACCGGCACCGGGCGCCTGACCAGCCGGCCAATGAGCAACAATGGCGACGTCGAGTACGACGGCGATTCCTGGTTCTACGCCTATGACGACTCCGCCAAGATCCGCGACATCGAACAGGATCCGGCGGTGGGCCTTAGCTTCAGCGAGGGCAAGAGCCTGCTGGGCAAGCCCGGGATCTTCATCGGCATCGAGGGCCGCGCCGAGCTGATCCGCGACAAGGCGCAGTTCGAGGCGCACTGGACCAAGAACCTGAACCGCTGGTTTCCCCAGGGCACCGATACGCCCGGCATGATCCTCATCAAGGTGCATGCCGAGCGCATCCGCTATTGGGATGGCGAGGAAGAAGGCGAGCTGCGGCCCTAG
- a CDS encoding amino acid ABC transporter ATP-binding protein, protein MTAANDPLLSINGLHKSFGEVEVLKGIDLSLYRGDVVTLIGSSGSGKTTLLRCVNLLEDFQGGSIQLAGEAIGYREDGGRRQRLPEREVARQRSLTGMAFQQFNLFPHLTALENVTLGLRKVKKMGKDEAIALGEQWLRRVGLLERRDHHPGQLSGGQQQRVAIARAIAMNPSLMLFDEPTSALDPELVGEVLAVIKDLAQDGMTMLLVTHEMRFAYEVSDRIVFMSQGRIEEQGPPRELFERPRSTRLAEFLGRTSF, encoded by the coding sequence ATGACCGCTGCCAACGACCCCTTGCTGAGCATCAACGGCCTGCACAAGAGCTTTGGCGAGGTAGAGGTGCTCAAGGGCATCGACCTCAGCCTCTACCGTGGCGACGTGGTGACCCTGATCGGCTCCAGTGGCTCGGGCAAGACCACCCTGCTGCGCTGCGTCAACCTGCTGGAAGACTTCCAGGGTGGCAGCATCCAGCTGGCCGGCGAGGCCATCGGCTACCGCGAAGACGGCGGTCGCCGCCAGCGCCTGCCGGAGCGCGAGGTCGCCCGCCAGCGTTCGCTCACCGGCATGGCCTTCCAGCAATTCAATCTGTTCCCCCACCTCACCGCCCTGGAAAACGTCACCCTCGGCCTGCGCAAGGTCAAGAAGATGGGCAAGGACGAAGCCATCGCCCTCGGCGAGCAGTGGCTGCGTCGGGTCGGGCTGCTCGAACGGCGCGACCACCATCCCGGCCAGCTCTCCGGCGGTCAGCAGCAACGGGTGGCCATCGCCCGCGCCATCGCCATGAACCCCAGCCTGATGCTGTTCGACGAACCCACCTCGGCGCTGGATCCGGAGCTGGTCGGCGAGGTGTTGGCAGTGATCAAGGACCTGGCCCAGGATGGCATGACCATGCTGCTGGTGACCCACGAGATGAGATTCGCCTATGAGGTCTCCGATCGCATCGTCTTCATGAGCCAGGGTCGCATCGAGGAGCAGGGTCCGCCGCGCGAACTGTTCGAGCGGCCCCGCTCCACCCGTCTCGCCGAATTCCTCGGCCGGACCTCCTTCTGA
- a CDS encoding IclR family transcriptional regulator produces MTEPTRQRARGLDRAFDILDHLKRVGRPLRPNEIAAGLGIPKSTVYDLVGLLLERHMLDAVGRDGQVYLGRELYFLGQAHMRHFDLAREAGLLLDDIVARTRETAQLCQLNGRKYTVSLMKEGARAFRISSNVGEDAPIPWTASGRLLLGHLSDAEILALIDPDDFILPDGSRLPPATFIAEIRSACAEGFFSFDSIADTYTHCFAAPVQDTSGLCIATLCIVAPRADAQAHHAEYRQVLVDSARRLSQRLGGQENP; encoded by the coding sequence ATGACCGAACCTACCCGCCAGAGAGCCCGCGGCCTGGACCGCGCCTTCGACATCCTCGATCACCTCAAGCGGGTAGGTCGGCCGCTGCGACCCAACGAGATCGCCGCCGGCCTGGGCATTCCCAAGTCCACCGTCTACGATCTGGTCGGCCTGTTGCTGGAGCGGCACATGCTCGATGCCGTGGGCCGCGACGGTCAGGTCTACCTGGGCCGCGAGCTGTACTTTCTCGGCCAGGCGCACATGCGCCACTTCGACCTGGCCCGCGAGGCCGGGCTGCTGCTGGACGACATTGTCGCCCGGACCCGCGAGACCGCCCAGCTGTGCCAGCTCAACGGCCGCAAGTACACCGTCTCGCTGATGAAGGAAGGCGCCCGCGCCTTTCGCATCTCCTCCAACGTCGGCGAGGACGCGCCCATTCCCTGGACCGCCTCTGGCCGGTTGCTGCTCGGCCATCTGAGCGACGCCGAGATCCTCGCCCTGATCGATCCGGACGACTTCATCCTGCCCGATGGCAGCCGCCTGCCGCCGGCGACCTTTATCGCCGAGATCCGCAGCGCCTGCGCCGAGGGCTTCTTTTCCTTCGACAGCATCGCCGACACCTACACCCACTGCTTCGCCGCTCCGGTGCAGGACACCAGCGGCCTGTGCATCGCCACCCTGTGCATCGTCGCGCCCCGTGCCGACGCCCAGGCCCACCATGCCGAGTACCGCCAGGTGCTGGTCGACAGCGCTCGCCGCCTGTCCCAGCGCCTGGGCGGCCAGGAGAATCCATGA
- a CDS encoding amino acid ABC transporter permease, with protein MYEAPSWFLELWNARQTLAAGFATTLACSLLAVLGGTLLGTLGGLALTYGRWPLRLPFRLYSDLIRGTPVFVLVLACYYMAPALGLRPTPFQAGTAALLLFCGSHVAEIVRGALQAIPRGQHEAAKAIGLTFVQSLQEVLLPQALRQILPTWVNASTEIVKASTLLSVIGVAELLLSSQQVIARTFMTLQFYLFAGLLFFLINFAIERLGRYLEKRVTLP; from the coding sequence GTGTACGAAGCCCCCTCCTGGTTCCTGGAATTGTGGAACGCCCGCCAGACCCTGGCCGCCGGTTTCGCCACCACCCTGGCCTGTTCGCTGCTGGCGGTGCTGGGCGGTACCCTGCTGGGTACCCTCGGCGGCCTGGCGCTGACCTACGGCCGCTGGCCACTGCGCCTGCCGTTCCGCCTCTACTCCGACCTGATCCGCGGCACCCCGGTGTTCGTGCTGGTGCTGGCCTGCTACTACATGGCTCCGGCCCTGGGCCTGCGGCCCACGCCCTTTCAGGCCGGCACCGCGGCCCTGCTGCTGTTCTGCGGCTCCCATGTGGCGGAGATCGTCCGTGGTGCCCTGCAGGCCATCCCGCGCGGTCAGCACGAGGCGGCCAAGGCCATCGGCCTGACCTTCGTCCAGAGTCTCCAGGAGGTACTGCTACCCCAGGCGCTGCGCCAGATCCTGCCGACCTGGGTCAACGCCTCCACCGAGATCGTCAAGGCCTCCACCCTGCTCTCGGTGATCGGCGTGGCCGAACTGCTGCTCAGCAGCCAGCAGGTCATCGCCCGCACCTTCATGACCCTGCAGTTCTATCTGTTCGCCGGACTGCTGTTCTTTCTCATCAACTTCGCCATCGAGCGGCTCGGCCGCTACCTGGAAAAACGGGTGACCCTGCCATGA
- a CDS encoding amino acid deaminase encodes MTALHAPEKGAANPGDSLLRDIALPALVIHQRALDHNIAWMQAFASDRGAQLAPHGKTSMAPALFQRQLAAGAWGMTLATAIQTRAAQAHGVRRVLMANQLVGAPNMALIAELLSADPDFDFHCLVDHPDQVTALGAFFAERGLALQVMIEYGVPGGRCGCRSEAEVRTLAQAIAGQPALRLTGIEGYEGVIHGAEAVTDIRAFADSLVRLAEELRGQGAFSLDRPIVTASGSAWYDLIAAAFDRLEVRERFLAVLRPGSYVVHDHGIYRDAQGGVLARTGLAEGLQPALEVWAHVQSLPEPGFAILALGKRDVAHDAGLPLPLRRYRPGQAGAEAVDMSGCTVTAIMDQHAFMVVAPGTELAIGDIVALGTSHPCLTFDKWRQGCLVDDSLQVMETFATCF; translated from the coding sequence ATGACCGCTCTACATGCCCCCGAGAAAGGCGCCGCCAACCCCGGCGACAGCCTACTCCGCGACATCGCCCTGCCCGCCCTGGTCATCCACCAGCGGGCGCTCGATCACAACATCGCCTGGATGCAGGCCTTCGCCAGCGACCGCGGCGCGCAGCTGGCGCCCCATGGCAAGACCAGCATGGCGCCGGCGCTGTTCCAGCGGCAGCTGGCGGCCGGCGCCTGGGGCATGACCCTGGCCACCGCGATCCAGACCCGCGCCGCCCAGGCCCATGGCGTACGCCGGGTGCTGATGGCCAACCAGCTGGTTGGGGCGCCGAACATGGCGCTGATCGCCGAGCTACTGAGCGCCGACCCTGATTTCGACTTCCATTGCCTGGTGGATCATCCCGATCAGGTCACGGCCCTGGGTGCCTTCTTCGCCGAACGCGGCCTGGCGCTGCAGGTGATGATCGAATACGGCGTGCCTGGTGGGCGTTGCGGCTGCCGCAGCGAAGCCGAGGTGCGCACCCTGGCCCAGGCCATTGCCGGGCAACCGGCGCTGCGGCTGACCGGCATCGAAGGTTACGAGGGCGTGATTCACGGCGCCGAGGCAGTGACCGACATCCGCGCCTTCGCCGATTCCCTGGTGCGTTTGGCCGAGGAGTTGCGTGGCCAGGGCGCCTTCTCCCTCGATCGGCCCATCGTCACCGCCTCGGGCTCGGCGTGGTACGACCTGATCGCCGCCGCCTTCGATCGGCTGGAGGTACGAGAACGTTTCCTGGCCGTCCTGCGCCCCGGCAGCTATGTGGTCCATGACCACGGCATCTACCGCGACGCCCAGGGCGGCGTCCTGGCGCGCACCGGCCTGGCCGAGGGCCTGCAGCCAGCGCTGGAGGTCTGGGCCCACGTGCAGTCGCTGCCCGAACCCGGCTTTGCCATCCTGGCCCTGGGCAAGCGCGACGTCGCCCATGACGCCGGCCTGCCACTGCCGCTACGCCGCTACCGACCCGGCCAGGCGGGCGCTGAAGCCGTCGACATGAGCGGCTGTACCGTCACTGCCATCATGGACCAGCACGCCTTCATGGTCGTCGCGCCAGGTACGGAGCTGGCCATCGGCGATATCGTTGCCCTGGGCACCTCCCATCCTTGCCTGACCTTCGACAAGTGGCGCCAGGGCTGCCTAGTAGATGACAGTCTGCAGGTGATGGAGACCTTCGCGACCTGCTTCTGA
- a CDS encoding transporter substrate-binding domain-containing protein → MTGAQAAKLDDVLKRGHLIVGTGSTNAPWHFQGADGKLQGFDIDISKVIAKGLFNDPEKVEFVVQGSDARIPNLLTDKVDISCQFITVTASRAQQVAFTLPYYREGVALLLPANSRYQQIDDLKAAKDDLTVAVLQNVYAEELVHQALPGAKVDQYDSVDLLYQALGTGRADAVATDQSSVKYLMTQNPGRYRSPDYAWSPQTYACAVKRGEQDWLNFVNTALHEAMTGVEFPTYQASFKKWFGVELPSPAIGFPVEFK, encoded by the coding sequence ATGACTGGCGCCCAGGCGGCCAAGCTGGATGACGTACTCAAGCGCGGTCACCTGATAGTGGGTACCGGCAGCACCAACGCCCCCTGGCACTTCCAAGGCGCCGACGGCAAGTTGCAGGGCTTCGATATCGATATCTCCAAGGTCATCGCCAAGGGGCTGTTCAACGATCCGGAAAAGGTCGAATTCGTCGTCCAGGGCTCGGATGCGCGCATCCCCAACCTGCTCACCGACAAGGTCGACATCAGCTGCCAGTTCATCACCGTGACCGCCAGCCGCGCCCAGCAGGTCGCCTTCACCCTGCCCTATTACCGTGAGGGCGTGGCCCTGCTCTTGCCGGCCAACAGCCGCTACCAGCAGATCGATGACCTCAAGGCGGCCAAGGACGACCTGACCGTGGCCGTGCTGCAGAACGTCTATGCCGAGGAACTGGTGCACCAGGCGCTGCCCGGCGCCAAGGTCGATCAGTACGACAGCGTCGATCTGCTCTACCAGGCCCTGGGCACCGGCCGTGCCGACGCCGTGGCCACCGACCAGTCCTCGGTCAAGTACCTGATGACCCAGAATCCCGGTCGCTACCGCTCGCCCGACTATGCCTGGAGCCCCCAGACCTACGCCTGCGCGGTCAAGCGCGGCGAACAGGACTGGCTGAACTTCGTCAACACCGCCCTGCACGAGGCCATGACCGGTGTGGAATTCCCCACCTACCAGGCGTCCTTCAAGAAGTGGTTCGGTGTCGAGCTGCCGTCTCCGGCGATCGGCTTCCCTGTCGAGTTCAAGTGA
- the hrpB gene encoding ATP-dependent helicase HrpB translates to MTPLPIDVVLPDLRQALARRDDCVLEAPPGAGKTTRVPLALLGEPWLAGQRILLLEPRRLAARAAAERLAAELGEGVGETVGYRIRLESQVGPRTRIEVVTEGILTRRLQDDPALDGVGLVIFDEFHERSLDADLALALTLSGRELLRDTPLKVLVMSATLEGERLAALLGDAPVVRSEGRMFPVTTRWSRPLGQDERLEVRVAATVLQALDEESGSLLVFLPGQAEIRRTAERLADHLPAAVLLCPLHGELELAAQRAAIEPAPVGSRKVVLATNIAETSLTIEGVRVVVDAGLARVPAFDPGSGMTRLTTRRISRASATQRQGRAGRLEPGVCYRLWSEELHQQLPAYDSAEILQADLAGLALQLARWGMSAEELAWLDPPPAAGLAQARDLLMRLGALDDQGVLAPHGQAMSGLPAHPRLAYLLLRGQAWGLAERACEIAALLGERDLAPGQGADLHTRLLLLAGEGRGPRGGVARIRQLVRQYRGLLRGKAERPVADPEHPRWTGALLACAYPDRIAQQRKAGGQDYRLANGRAASFGEPDGLMKSPWLVVVDLGSRQGQREERIYLAAELDPALFEGPLAEQVVSHDELDWDEREGVLRAERQRRVGQLVLSREPLKNLDATTRSRALLELVRRKGLELLPWTPELRQWQARVALLRQLELQQKQASDWPDVSDAALLASLEDWLLPYLDRVTRLAHFANLDLAAMLQGLLPWPLPRQLDDLAPRTLAVPSGSNIRLDYGEHPPVLAVRLQELFGLADTPRIAGGRLAVKLHLLSPARRPVQVTQDLASFWANTYLDVKKDLKGRYPKHYWPDDPLIAEPTARAKPRGT, encoded by the coding sequence ATGACGCCCTTGCCCATCGATGTTGTCCTGCCCGACCTGCGCCAGGCCCTCGCCCGCCGTGATGACTGTGTGCTGGAAGCGCCGCCCGGCGCCGGCAAGACCACCCGGGTGCCCCTGGCGCTGCTGGGCGAACCCTGGCTGGCCGGTCAGCGCATCCTGCTGCTCGAACCCCGACGGCTGGCGGCCCGCGCCGCAGCCGAGCGTCTGGCCGCGGAACTGGGTGAAGGCGTCGGCGAGACGGTGGGCTATCGCATCCGCCTGGAAAGCCAGGTAGGGCCGCGCACCCGCATCGAAGTGGTCACCGAAGGCATCCTCACCCGCCGGCTGCAGGACGATCCGGCGCTGGACGGTGTCGGCCTGGTGATCTTCGACGAATTCCATGAACGCAGCCTGGACGCCGATCTGGCCCTGGCGCTGACCCTGAGCGGGCGCGAGCTGCTACGCGATACGCCGCTCAAGGTGCTGGTGATGTCCGCCACCCTCGAAGGCGAGCGCCTGGCCGCGCTGCTTGGTGATGCGCCCGTGGTGCGTAGCGAAGGCCGGATGTTTCCGGTCACGACCCGCTGGAGTCGACCGCTCGGCCAGGACGAACGCCTGGAGGTGCGGGTGGCCGCCACGGTGCTGCAGGCATTGGACGAGGAGTCCGGCAGCCTGCTGGTGTTCCTGCCCGGGCAGGCGGAGATCCGCCGCACCGCCGAGCGGCTGGCGGATCACTTGCCTGCTGCGGTGCTGCTCTGCCCGTTGCATGGCGAGCTGGAGCTGGCGGCCCAACGGGCGGCCATTGAGCCGGCGCCAGTGGGCAGCCGCAAGGTGGTGCTGGCCACCAATATCGCCGAGACCAGCCTGACCATCGAAGGGGTACGGGTGGTGGTGGATGCAGGTCTGGCGCGGGTGCCGGCCTTCGATCCCGGCAGCGGCATGACCCGCCTGACCACCCGCCGCATCTCCCGCGCCTCGGCTACCCAGCGCCAGGGCCGCGCCGGCCGCCTAGAGCCGGGTGTCTGCTATCGACTCTGGTCGGAAGAACTGCACCAGCAATTGCCGGCCTACGACAGCGCCGAGATCCTCCAGGCTGACCTCGCCGGGCTGGCGCTGCAACTGGCCCGCTGGGGCATGAGCGCCGAGGAGCTGGCCTGGCTCGATCCCCCGCCCGCCGCGGGCCTGGCCCAGGCCCGCGACCTGCTGATGCGCCTGGGTGCCCTGGACGACCAGGGCGTGCTCGCCCCTCACGGCCAGGCCATGAGCGGTCTGCCGGCCCATCCACGGCTGGCGTACCTGCTGTTGCGTGGTCAGGCCTGGGGCCTGGCCGAGCGCGCCTGCGAGATCGCCGCACTGTTGGGCGAACGCGACCTGGCGCCGGGGCAGGGCGCCGACCTGCATACCCGTCTGCTGCTCCTGGCCGGCGAAGGGCGCGGCCCGCGCGGCGGGGTGGCGCGCATTCGTCAGCTGGTCCGTCAGTACCGCGGCCTGCTGCGTGGCAAGGCCGAGCGGCCGGTGGCCGATCCCGAACACCCGCGCTGGACGGGCGCCCTGCTGGCCTGCGCCTATCCGGATCGCATCGCCCAGCAGCGCAAGGCCGGCGGCCAGGACTATCGGCTGGCCAATGGCCGGGCCGCCAGCTTTGGCGAGCCGGATGGGTTGATGAAGTCGCCCTGGCTGGTGGTGGTCGACCTGGGCAGTCGCCAGGGGCAGCGCGAGGAGCGCATCTACCTGGCCGCCGAACTGGATCCAGCATTGTTCGAGGGGCCGCTGGCCGAGCAGGTCGTGAGTCACGATGAATTGGACTGGGACGAGCGCGAAGGCGTCCTGCGCGCCGAGCGCCAGCGCCGGGTCGGCCAGTTGGTGCTGAGTCGCGAGCCGCTGAAGAACCTGGACGCCACGACCCGCAGCCGCGCGCTGCTGGAGCTGGTGCGGCGCAAAGGCCTGGAGCTGCTGCCCTGGACGCCGGAGTTGCGCCAGTGGCAGGCGCGGGTAGCCTTGTTGCGCCAGCTGGAATTGCAGCAGAAGCAGGCGAGCGACTGGCCGGACGTCAGCGACGCGGCCCTACTGGCCAGCCTGGAAGATTGGCTGCTGCCCTACTTGGACCGTGTCACCCGCCTGGCCCACTTCGCCAATCTGGACTTGGCCGCCATGCTCCAGGGCCTGCTGCCCTGGCCGCTGCCGCGCCAGCTGGACGACCTGGCCCCGCGCACCCTGGCGGTACCCTCCGGCTCCAACATCCGCCTGGACTACGGCGAACACCCGCCGGTGCTGGCGGTGCGGTTGCAGGAGCTGTTCGGCCTGGCCGATACCCCGCGCATCGCCGGCGGGCGCCTGGCGGTCAAGCTGCACCTGCTTTCCCCGGCGCGGCGTCCGGTGCAGGTCACCCAGGACCTGGCCAGCTTCTGGGCCAACACCTACCTCGACGTGAAGAAGGACCTCAAGGGCCGCTACCCCAAGCACTACTGGCCGGACGATCCGCTGATCGCCGAACCGACGGCGCGAGCCAAGCCGCGGGGGACCTGA
- a CDS encoding N-acyl-D-amino-acid deacylase family protein: MHDLLIRNALVLDGHDRPGRPLDVAVSAGRIQKLGDLATEPAREVRDGSGLVLAPGFIDVHTHDDSMVIRRPQQLPKLSQGVTTVVVGNCGISAAPVRLRGEPPDPLNLLGPAAAFGYPTFAAYRAAVEQARPGVNVAALVGHTALRSNHLDDLYRAATPAEIAAMRAELRDSLAAGALGLSSGLAYASAAAAPTDEVAQLAAELDAVGGLYATHLRSEFAAVHEALDEALDIGRQARAPVVVSHFKCAGVDNWGRAPELLGALAEAAQTQQVGCDCYPYAASSSTLDLKQVTQRHRITITWSTPHPECGGRDLDAIAADWGLDLDSAARRLQPAGAVYYGMSEADVRLILAHPLSMIGSDGLPEDPFPHPRLWGAFPRVLGHFSRDLGLFPLHTAVHKMTGLSAARFGLKDRGLIEPGAHADLVLFDPAHIRDVADFSEPQRPAEGIHAVWVNGRLAYAPDQSIDERHGRFLPRAGDLRQTFPCC, from the coding sequence ATGCATGACTTATTGATTCGCAATGCCTTGGTGCTGGACGGCCACGACCGTCCGGGCAGGCCGCTCGATGTCGCTGTCTCAGCCGGACGTATCCAGAAGCTGGGCGACCTGGCCACTGAACCGGCCCGAGAGGTCCGCGACGGCAGCGGCCTGGTGCTGGCGCCTGGCTTCATCGACGTCCATACCCATGACGACAGCATGGTCATCCGCCGGCCGCAGCAACTGCCCAAGCTCAGCCAGGGGGTCACCACCGTGGTGGTGGGCAATTGCGGCATCAGCGCCGCGCCGGTCCGTTTACGCGGTGAGCCGCCGGACCCGCTGAATCTGCTCGGCCCGGCCGCGGCCTTCGGCTATCCCACCTTCGCCGCCTACCGCGCGGCGGTGGAGCAGGCGCGGCCCGGCGTCAATGTCGCCGCCCTGGTGGGCCACACGGCGCTGCGCAGCAATCATCTGGACGATCTCTACCGCGCCGCCACTCCGGCCGAGATCGCCGCCATGCGTGCCGAGTTGCGCGACAGCCTGGCCGCCGGTGCCCTGGGGCTTTCCAGCGGCCTGGCCTATGCGTCCGCCGCGGCGGCCCCGACCGACGAGGTGGCCCAGCTGGCCGCGGAGCTGGATGCCGTGGGCGGACTCTATGCCACCCATTTGCGCAGCGAATTCGCCGCGGTCCACGAAGCGCTGGACGAAGCCCTGGACATCGGTCGCCAGGCCCGGGCACCGGTGGTGGTCTCCCACTTCAAGTGCGCCGGGGTGGACAACTGGGGGCGCGCACCGGAACTGCTCGGCGCCCTGGCCGAGGCCGCGCAGACCCAACAGGTTGGCTGCGACTGCTATCCCTATGCCGCCAGCTCCTCCACCCTGGATCTCAAGCAGGTCACCCAGCGGCATCGCATCACCATCACCTGGTCCACCCCGCATCCCGAATGCGGCGGCCGTGACCTGGACGCCATCGCCGCCGACTGGGGGCTTGACCTGGACAGCGCCGCACGCCGCCTGCAGCCGGCCGGGGCCGTCTACTACGGCATGAGCGAAGCCGATGTGCGGCTGATCCTGGCCCATCCGCTGAGCATGATCGGCTCCGACGGCCTGCCCGAGGATCCCTTTCCGCACCCACGCCTCTGGGGCGCCTTCCCGCGGGTGCTCGGCCATTTCAGCCGTGACCTCGGTCTCTTCCCCCTGCACACCGCGGTGCACAAGATGACCGGTCTTTCCGCCGCGCGCTTCGGCCTCAAGGATCGCGGCCTGATCGAACCGGGCGCCCATGCCGACCTGGTGCTGTTCGACCCTGCCCATATTCGCGATGTGGCCGATTTCAGCGAGCCACAGCGCCCCGCCGAAGGCATCCACGCCGTCTGGGTGAATGGCCGTCTGGCCTATGCGCCGGACCAGAGCATCGACGAGCGCCATGGCCGCTTCCTGCCCCGTGCCGGGGACCTGCGGCAAACCTTCCCATGCTGCTGA
- a CDS encoding RidA family protein yields MSIIRYGAGERGAGGQPLPFARAVEADGWLHVSGQVAMENGEIIDGGIVAQTHKTMQNLIAILNEAGYGLEHVVRAGVWLDDPRDFWSFNKVFAEYFAGNAPARACVQSSMMVDCKVEIDCIAYKPKA; encoded by the coding sequence ATGAGCATCATTCGTTACGGCGCCGGCGAACGCGGCGCAGGTGGTCAACCCCTCCCCTTCGCCCGCGCGGTGGAAGCCGATGGCTGGCTGCACGTCTCCGGCCAGGTGGCCATGGAGAACGGCGAGATCATCGATGGCGGCATCGTCGCCCAGACCCACAAGACCATGCAGAATCTGATCGCCATCCTGAACGAGGCCGGCTACGGTCTGGAGCACGTGGTACGCGCTGGCGTCTGGCTGGACGATCCCCGCGATTTCTGGAGCTTCAACAAGGTGTTCGCCGAGTACTTCGCCGGCAACGCTCCGGCGCGCGCCTGCGTGCAGTCCTCCATGATGGTGGACTGCAAGGTCGAGATCGACTGCATCGCCTACAAACCCAAGGCCTGA